TTGTGGACTCGGGAGGGGGCTTTAGGCCCATCAAATACAAAAAAAATGAATGGTGGAATTCTTAAATTAGAAAtgagtttgtaaaaatatatataaagtttgGGTCGAATAACATGTTTAATAAGCCATGACTACACCAATAGTCTCGAAAAAAGCTCAATACTAAAGCAGCCAATTAAATAGAGCAAGCGACATAGGTTCTAGCCACTGAAACATGTCTGAGATGCTGTGGCGGATCCAAAATTTTATTCTAATGAGTTCCTTTTGGAAAATTCTCTTTAATTCACActatttttttctaaattctaTCAGGTTCTCACTGATTTTTTCCCTTTTCTCCAAACGCCTTGGGTTCCTGGAACCCACAAATGTGAGCTAGATCGCGCCCCTGCTGAGATGTGGAACACATGTTCCTGATTGGACGCATGTCCGAGTCACAAAACACACTATTTAGAATACAAGATTTAATAAATAACCCAAATGACAAACCACATTAATATGATCACAAAAATCTCTCAATTTCTATTGATGACAAAAGATCCCTCTATTTATTAAAAGGAGTGCATTTCAGGCTTATGCCTATGATATTCTACgaatgcactaacaatctccccatTTCTACGAATGCCTATGATATTACTTACGTTAACAATGTTGAAAACTCATTTCTTCTCCCACTTTGTCAAAGCAAGAAGGGTTGTTTCATATTTGTTTCCCTCTTATCGGTGCTCCCCTCGATCAACACCCATTTTCAAGACACGCATCAGGTATGTTTGCACCACAAGTAGAGTATATGGCATTCGAGAATTCAAATGATCTTTTGGGGTCCATTTTAGAGATGAAGAATGTGCAATGGTAAGCTTTACATCTCATACAGATCTGCATTACTTTGAATACTAGCAATTGCCTTAAATCATCTTTTTGTTTCTCCATGTTCTACAAATAATAACTAAAATCCAAGTGAACTGTCGAACTTGATTCACACAGCGTTACTGTATTCACTGGAACTCGTATATGATTTATTATGGCCAATATGCATATCAATATATCATTGTAACGGAAGTATGTTTCTTTTGTGGAATTTCAAAAACAGATTGTAAAATTGAGCTTAGTACACAAACAGCAACTTACAATCTAGTTATGTATGGGTCAAATGGCAATCAATGGTTAATGGCTCATCTGAATAGCTGCTATATATGATGCTCCTAAATCAGCTAATATTTTGCATAACTCAATGAGAGTTGAATTCAAAAGTCAAAAGCTGGATAAAGTCAACATAATACAAAAGTCAAAGTCTGGATAAAGTCAACATAATGTAAAAAGCAAATGCACTTGAGAGTTTATAGTAAGACACAATATACAGAAATCGATTGTAAAGAAAAAGAGGAAGTTCATGTTACTTGCTGTCATTATCTAATTATAAGATTTGGTTGATCAAGCAGAAGTAGTGTTTTACGTAGGAAAACACAGAAAACGAGAACTTTTTTCCATCAATCTCAAGTTCATCAACGTGTTCTGAGTCGGGCTCAATAAACAACAAGTTGTCCATGAAGATTGTGTTGAACAACTTCAATTATAGGTTCACCTGTCTTCCTAAATCCCCTAAACCGCCTTACTTGTGCGGGTGGTGTGTTAAAATTAACAGTGAATAGCTttgtaaacgattttgaaacaccATCGTCCATCATCCATATAGCCTCTACACCATGTCCAACGTCTTCAACCACAACAAGAGACTCGCGTACCTTAGACAAAGACAACTTAGTACCACGCAAGCGGGATAAGTCATCGGGGAGGTTTacttctctaaactcttcacttGTCATGTCAAATGAGATAATAATATTAGAAAAACTAAATCCACCATCCGTAGTAATCCTATCCGTAGCAAGCCAGTAAAGACACCCGTCTACAACCTGTGACCCGAATAACCCTAATTTAATCGTCTTACGAGGGAGATTAGTACCCGGGTTTCTCCAAGCCCGTGAGCTTAACGTAAAAACCTCAACTACACTTTCCACATCCTCCCTGTCATCCTTACACGTAATCTTGACAATCTTAGGATCAGCCGTCTCACGACAAACCCCAAAACCTAGAACGGTTCGAAACGTCAGATTACGCACACTTACAGCAACAAATTTTCGTATAGCAGGATTCCAAATCACAGCCATTACGGACTCAAAAACGGGACCGTACAAACACAACAACCCAGAAGAGGTGCCGATGATCTCGCAATTTTTAAGAAGGTTAACCGACAGGGGACAGTGAGGGAAACTCTGTGTCGGGGGAAAGTATGATCATCGACAATTGAAAGATATGTTGGGTGTAAACTTCCTAAATTAACATACCTTGTAAGTAGATGTTGTTGTTGGCTGCTGTAATGAGAAATGAAATCAGAGCTATCGATGAGNNNNNNNNNNNNNGCAagaaacattgtttttatttttctgagctagttatggttcccgaacacttaAACATATATATAAAGCATCATACACATAAAACACTAACTTTTACCTTTAACCTCCCACTAATCACCATCATTTACCAACAACCTACAACTTAACCCCTCCCCCTTGATATTTTCGGCTCACATGGGCCCTACTCAAAGATCACCATAAATCTTCATCAAGTCCTATGTGATCTTCCAAGATATGATTAGATGTTGTGTGTACTTTAGGAAACATAGTGACCAAAGGGTAATAAGAACTTGGAGGATTATAaactcttcatcatcttcaacaacTCACCAACATCCTCTTCTCCTCCCTCTTATTACTCTCGGCCGAAACACCCCTCTTACACACCACCCATTTTCGATTTTGATTCAAGTGTTCCAAGGTTACTACAAGGTGCACAAAGATGAATCATGAAGTGTGGAACTCACGGATCATCAAGGGCCTCTCTAGTTTGCTATTATCCTCCACATTTTCActagtgttcttccctagctttaagctagttgtaagcttcttgtTGATCCTTATTTActtcatttttagtggttaaaagttattgtttgtgatttatgcaaagaacactaagaatcatacACTTAAAACTTGAACATAAAGGTTACATAAAATGGAATCTTGAAGATGTAAAGTTGTCTTGATTATGTTATTGTTTACTTGATGATTGCTAGTAATATGATGATTGATCATCATAGTGAACTTgttagatcatgattaaaaacatgatttaacaagataAGTGGTGATTATGTGGTTACATAAATTAATCACCTCCATATTTAGACATGAACTTGGTGAcaaaatgatttcttgtaaaataacaaacaaagtgatttagtaatcttgtagatctaaaactcatgaatgattttcctaaataaaccaagtttaaaagaTGATTCTTGAAAGATCATGATTTTTAGTAAACCTACACTATCTTTAGTGACAAAAATAAATGTAGAGATATTTTTGGAACAAGAAGATGTTGGTAAATAAATATTTTGTAAAAAGTATcaacaagttgtgaacatctaaaaatcccgagaatgagattttaaataaagtagacacattttggagggtaactaaacccactaaagcgccataccaagttactacgcgtttttatgaaacatcaagttcatgttggtttgtaaatagaatagtttgctcttggtaaattgttgttgattattgaatgatttttggaaaagaaaatgatatgcttattagcatggacacctccatttacaaaggaaactctggcgaaattttctaaaaattcaacacttagaaattatttttctaacaagtgttcacGAATacatttttaactttgtttttcaaaataaacttcgccatgagttttgttacaaaaatacaaagtatcggaggttgatttttacaagtaaaatggttaaatatatatttagaatatatattttatgctaaaacacttgtgtggatactttttattttgtgagatagtttaTATATTAGGGTAAAATGATATAACTTAACTAAGTACTTGCGTTAGAATTGTGTGGTgcgtgatagaagtaatgagtagataaaccgtacgtaggatactgTTATGCATGAGAatctgattgttatctgtactttattaggacgtgcttgatttcctgattattagagtaactaatctaaccgagcaaaccaaggtgagttcacacactttctaaggcatgggattcccggtggttgggaatgggttaaagaattaaaacggaacctacatatcctccttgggtaggatatgtaccaccatcctccataggtaggatgccaatattaatcctgcgtattctccttgggtagaatacgtacgttcgtcctccttgggtaggacaacaaccttaaaacttactagacaaaactctatcattaagtcctcattttatatcgacttaatcgccaagGCAATGACGAGCGGGTCATTATTAATAGCgttattaggtttaacaaacctcacaccgtgccagtcagacgggcgtgtactaatggactatggcaaactgtcaatgatgatagacattgatgtagggcacaacttattttcgttagtagtcgatatggtaacggtctagtggttcacatggggaagcccccactaattttggatatggtttgggtaataaagaaggaactggttaatcatattttcaactatgggtaacccccacggcaagtaagccagcaaaagacaaaccatgttttcggaaacaacataaaattaaacaaccaactgtgaactcactcaactttgttgttgactcgttgttacatgccttacaggtcgttagatgcttatggagcttgcacgagaggaggtcgttgtgggatatggactgttatgtcccgtgctaaacatttaatccttatgaacttattaaacttacgttttggactttaaaacttatgaactatggaacttatgttttggacttacgttttatgcttccgctgttaacttagaGTTggttacttccttttggtcaccaattgtattgtggttggttggttttatttacttaattacgttgttcaatatgattggtggctcgatcctggtcatgtcacgcctccaagcggtgatactcctcatggtggattttggggtgtgacagattggtatcagagccattggttatagtgaacttggttttaaaaagggaaaagctttttgacaaaccagactataacctgtacagtgctcaacgatccacaatgacgcttcgcttCACGTGAAAGACTCGACATAATAGGtggatttatgttatattgtcggttagatagttcacactgtgcattagttaacgtgataactgctatttgaaccttgtgtgcttactctctactgtcgtcccacacttacacgctttcgcgacacttttctcacttacgttgcttcgttgtgaagatcatgaacggacgcagaggacgtatcaacctaactcaagcccagctgacgactctaatcaacgaacgagtggctgaggcactcgcagctgtcctgcaggaggtataacctgccatatcaacccatcttaggacgtctAGAACCTACCCTCGCAAACCAatcctcgtgcttaaccttgtcttttattctcgcgcaAAGGttaacatgctcagcctcctgtgtgcacgttcaaaacattcatggattgtcGACCTATACTTTCAGCAGCACAAGAAGGAAGCTgttaggccttcttcactggttcgagaaagcttcgtctgtttttgagatgtgtgaatgccctgaagatcgtaagGGTGAATTTTGCTACTGGAACGGCTTGAAGGTgcgcgttaacctggtggaaagcacaggttcaactgctagggCTAGCggtgctaatgccaccccatggaatgacttcaaaGATTGTCAAGGAATAGTACTGTAGttgtgacgacatccacaagctagaggttggaatttttcaatctgaaaatgacggggtcggaaattgaggcgtatacgaagaggtcaaacgagctggggCCATCTTTGTgttcctactatggtggaccctcccatcaaacgtattgAGCTGTACCTCAAGGTCGTGTACCAGAAGATTCAGAGTCACGTGTGACTTCAAAGGCTAACCTGGGTaccattcagcaaatcatccGGTTGGCCTCattcgtctcactgatcaggcagttgaacAGAACAGGCTACCCAAGGCGTATTAGCGCTAGTACTACTGAtgcccagtgataacaagcgcaagtggatggaaattcgggcaagggttctacttccGTTCAGTGTCAGTCCCAGCAGCGGAAGACTGATGACTACCAGAATCCTGGTTAGCATCTTATGGTAGCAAggacagggtggataccgagggaaaccaccccaagtgcaaccgtTGCAACCAAGCAATCATAGAGGGCAGTTGCCACAAGGTCGTTGTCTTGAGGTGTAAACAGCTGGGTCattgaagccaaggattgcaggagcccacgtcctgcgaatcagaatcgccaacaacaacaaccagcgccacagaaccaccagcagcagcaacgcAGGGCAattaaaggatgctttcagtgtgacgctgaaggccactttaagaggaactgccccagctgaaccagaatcagaacaacaacaaccaagggaaacgg
This genomic stretch from Helianthus annuus cultivar XRQ/B chromosome 8, HanXRQr2.0-SUNRISE, whole genome shotgun sequence harbors:
- the LOC118481060 gene encoding F-box/LRR-repeat/kelch-repeat protein At2g27520-like, with protein sequence MAVIWNPAIRKFVAVSVRNLTFRTVLGFGVCRETADPKIVKITCKDDREDVESVVEVFTLSSRAWRNPGTNLPRKTIKLGLFGSQVVDGCLYWLATDRITTDGGFSFSNIIISFDMTSEEFREVNLPDDLSRLRGTKLSLSKVRESLVVVEDVGHGVEAIWMMDDGVSKSFTKLFTVNFNTPPAQVRRFRGFRKTGEPIIEVVQHNLHGQLVVY